ATCCGAAAAATGAATAAACATAAAACTTTTAATGATGCTTAGACAGCCAGTCACAAAGTTGAATTAGTCTGTAAACTTGAGGCAGCTATATGAAGGGCTATTTTGCTCacgaaatatattttatttatttttatgcataatagtttttgactatcgtgcaaaatggcgaaaaattatgtctgtactacggaaccttcGGAGCGCgtcgtttttttaaattccttaccttcaagtcaagagcgaataggcatcttctaggcaagcgcactccatcttaggctgcatcatcacatcattaccaggtctgattgcagtcaagcgctagtctataaattaaaaaaaaccgtatTTGTTGCGTTTCATCCAACGCTTACGGATCGTGTTGTAGTAAAATTCCGACTTTAAAGTTCCACGCGATTGCGATATTAAAGCCGAATTGCATTGCGCATAGCAAATGTTCGCGATCGCACAATTACTTTTTATGctcacaagtaggtacatagttacaGAACTTGTTAGTTTTAACTTCTCTTTTCATTATTCCTTTAACTGTCTACCGTCTATTGTTAATGTGCGAAGTCATGCAAATTTAGGGCCAGCGCACACCTGCGGAGTGGCTTAGAGCAAAGTCTTTTTAACCGACATCAAaaaagaggttctcaattcgttggaatcttttttttatatgttttatgtatgttcgCCGATTACTccaagacgcctggaccgattttgaaaattcttttttgtttgaaagggtatacttcaaaggtggtcccatttaaatttggtgaagatctgatgaacatcttcgaagatagataatggaactcctcaacggataagagtaaattgctcgcgatcagtgtaataacttagtaaacagtagattttcacccaggcatagcatattttaataccatggggccactaaaaattgtaaaataaaaaatgtttacaaaaaaaaaaacctacttcaATAGGTACTAGCCACAAACACtaagaattaaaaataatttaatttattaccgaatatattatgtatacaagagttaatattatagttccatgataatattttttggggtcggtttttatttttttgtattttttttttattgataactAAAATTATGCCCTCgactacatccacgcggacttaggtttttaaaatcgcaTGGGAAtgcttgatttttagggttctttacCCCAAAAGGACAAAAAAGGAATCCTCATAGGAtaacttcgttatctgtctgtctgtccatctgtcaaggaaacctatagggtacttcctgttgatctagaatcatgaaatttggtaggcaggtagggcttatagtacaagtaaaggaaaaatccgaaaatcgtgaatttgtggttagatcacaaaaataTAAGCAAAATGTGTTCAgagataaataattagtattttcaactttcaaagtaagattaacataccaagtggggtatcatattatgaaagagttttacctgtacattctaaaacatattttatttatttttaattattatgcattatagtttttgactatcgtgcaaaatgtcgaaaaaatacgactttagtacggaaccctcggtgcgcgagtctgactagcacttggccggtttttaagcaatattaaaaagaaaaaaatgcagacataatattctaaatcaacatcgagaaaaacatcagaatcgacgccaattatctcatactaagcacactgtaACACCGACTGGCATCATCGTAGCGTTATGACAACGGCCGCCGTAGCCCGTAGCAATTAATGTTAACACGTAGCAGCCTCGTAGCTCCAAATTTATGACAACGTAAACCTGGAGGCTTCATATCAATAATATGTTCTATTCAGTTCGAACGTAGTAACATAACGTTACATGACGTACAGACTATTGGTAATTGATAAGCATCATAAGTGGGatagtttttttagggtttcgtacctcaaaaggaaaaaggaacccttataggatcacttttttgtctgtctgtacgtctgtccgtcatgtctgtcaagaaaacttgcAATGTTGCAcatgaaaatgttaaaatatcttgtaggatggtacggaatccttcgtgtgcgagtctgactcgtacttgactgtttttttgatacaagttagccctagactgcaatcttacctggtggtaagtgatgtgaTGATGAGTGACTTGAAATGGTTAACGcacactgagatttttgtctctatcaattgtatgggattacgtaatagAGAGAGCGTTATACTACTACAGctgacgcattttaaactgtcgttgagttatctgtctgtttcgctcgcacttacaggtcgtagttaagtgcgagcgaaacagacagataacccgacgactcagtttaaaatgcgtcgactatacctTCCGCGGATAGTAGTCTGAAGATATTTCATAGTAGCAAACTTgaaagttaaaacttaaattaattgcACCTTCAATAGTCAGCACGGAACTCGGCAAATAGTTTTTAACTTTGTAAGCGGAACCCTAGCCCTAGTTCCCGTTTGTCATTTAAATGCTTGAAGCTTTGTCATACGACAACTTTGTAGGGAATTGCGATGAAAAGGTTAATGGGGATATAAATATCACATGAAGTCACAACAATGTTAACAGTTTAAAATAACTAGGGTGTTTTACccttttttatggttccgtcttctgatcactttgtctgtctgtctgtctgtcggtctgtcaagaaacatgcagggtacttcctgttgagctagaatcatgcaggcaggtaggtaggtcttatagcagacattagggaaaaaatctgaaaaccgtgaatttgtggttatatcacacaaaaaaaactaataattagtatttttaattttcgaagtaagataactatatcaaaaactatataaatatgaaagggcttcatcagtgcattctaaaacagatttttatttatttttatggattatagtttttgaattatcgtgcaaaatgtcgaaaaaatacgactgtagtacggaaccctcgttgcgcgagcctgactcgcacttggcccgttggttccgtttttccttttgaggtacggaaccctaaaaacgggtcCTTAGTTTTCGTCtcattgaaatttaaaattattatactgaGTGCCAATTACAAAATAGgtgtaaataaaacaactagTTTAATTATCAATCTGGctatattacctatattaatcaaaaacaaaatacttatcacaataattagtaagtaaatGAGTACCCAAGATAAGTGAAGTAGGTACAACCATATAATATGTTTTTCGAGAACAAAGTACAGTAcgtgacagaaaataatgtacatcgaccttaagaatgagatttcgacattgtagagcgttgtctctgtcactaatacctatgtgacgttttgagagagctctacaaaaccgctatctctttctaaaggtcgatgtacattattttctgccacgtactgtacctactatagcTAAAGCTATCACAAATTATAAAGCCGGGTGTACAATAATAATGAATATGTATGATTTTTAgcgcttataatattatcattagtaacattcattataaatattataatattataacgcaTAAGCGGTTAAAACTCAcactttatcattattattaaaacttatttctaaaacataataattataattactcgaaaacttaatataataacattcatgaatattttaaaattttaataataaattttataatttcaaatctCCACGATCCCAAGATTcgaaaagataaaaaaattaagaatgaTAAAAACATAGGTCATAGAATTTGTATCCTTAGTAGTACGAGTTTGCACATCacgacaacgttgatagatttggAACATCGAAATACTGTTTTTCACTTGGAGCCCTGGCTGTAGATGAATGGACGAATTCAAACCTTGACAATGGGAGTTTAGATGCATTTTTCTCTGACTATATTGTTTAGATACTCGAAATCTATCTGCGTTGTCGACATGTGCAACCCTGCCACTAAGGTCAATGTATGCTGAAAGTATAAGCTTAAGCAAAAACGTAAGTTTTTCATAAATTTTACGTCTTTGCGAATTAGTATTCGTACAAAATCGATTCGTAAATCCCAATTATTCCAGTTAAAAATGCCAGAACAGTTGGCGCCGGGTTTAACTTTTTCTTGATAAACTCAAGACCATCCTGACCCTTCATCACATACAGAACCCTGTATGTGAAAGTTCCGTTAAACGCTTTGCTATAAATAATGGGATCGAACTCCAATCCACACAACTGGTTTAAATGATTAAACTCTTCCAAGCAGCGGGTAAACTCAACCAATGGATGTAAGACTTTCCTGTCAAATATTTTACATCGCTCATCATCTCTTAACTTGAAATACTCACTCATCAGAGATCCAGCGACTTCACAGTCTGCTGCAGTCACTAAGTCCTTGTCAGTAAATGAATCTATGAATGGTTTTTCGGAAACGTTTTCTTTTTTAGGCTTAAAATCGTTGGCATCTTTGTTTAGCTTCTCAAAAACAACGCCGAGCATAACGTAAGATAACAATATACCATATATTTCAAGTTTTGCTTCGGGTTTCTTTCGCGAGAAGTACACCAGTGTAATAAGAAGGAGCTTGGAGTCCGCCGGTGCCCCATCCAAACGAGCGAAGTCGAACGACTGCAAAGATTCAGTAATAAAATGCTTAAAAAGGTTCAGTTCCTTTATATTGTCCCAGCCGTTTTCAAAAACACTTAGCGTCGCTTCATAATCTGGCTTACGAATAGACAACCCGTATTTCAGCGTCTGGTCGTCTTCATGGCTGGAACCACTTTTTTTATTCTCGACGTTCATTTCACCACCTTCAAAATTCGTTAGCAAATCGAAAGCATATTTCACAATATCTATTGAAATCATTGTAGAGTTTTCTTGTTCATAGTCTTCTATAAAATTAGATGCTTTCACAACTTTATACCTGTACAGATTCACGTAAGGTATGGCAATGTAGTCGAAGAATACTCCTTTTTCGAACCAGTCTGGGTCTGATTGTGTGAATTtagctttgtttttatctgtcaCATAGAGAGTCATTTTTGTATCAGATTTCTTTCTCTCTAGCGTCAACTTCTCCAAATCagttttcttttctttgtaTAACACCTGATCAGATTTGGAAAGAAAGTTAAAAATCTCGTTTTCAACCTGTTCTGTACTTCTTTTTGAGAGCCATGTCAGTAGATTTCTTAGGTTTATTTTGCCGTATCGCGTCAACATTCCGTTACTTTTAAAGAAAGACGTGAAAACCTGTTCTTCAAATATGTGTTGATCAGCCAacataatgaataaaataatcttttccTCTGTCAGTTTATATGTtcttaaaaaatttgatagcgTATAAGTGCCACATAGTAGGTTCTGATTTTCATCCAGTGTAGTGTTAAGTTCTGGTATGTACTCCACTTGTGAGCAAAAGTACTGCATGTTATTGCCTATAAGAGGACACTTGAGCTTTAAAGCAAGTGCGATACACTCCGTGACGTGGTCGTCTTTGCAGACAACATACTTAAACCCCATTTCATTCAAAGTTTGAAACCAAATGTCTCTAGTAAATATCGGCTTAACGATGTCATCATACGCGTGTTCCATGCGAGGATTATAATTTCGCCCGTGGAGGCGCTCGTTAGCTTCGTAATGAATTTTGAGTTTTTCCTCATCCGCGTGTCCTCCTTTGAAGACGAAGTGGCAGTTCAGGTTGGCTTTTTTAAATTTGTCAAGATAAATCTTTAAAGAGTTAGCAAATTTGTCACTTTCGCAACCGAATACGTACGGAATACGTGCATTCTTGTACAAACTGAAGAATACACTTTGTGCGTCGATGACCACTGTTGTATTATTTAGTGTCTGAGGCTTCAAGTCACTCATTAAAAGTGGAGTCAGGCCTTTTATCCGCATGTTTAATcctgaaaaaaaagaaaaaccaatTTACCTACTTGAGAAACCATAAAAGCAGTGAGGAGTCTTGGAAAACCAGATTGTtcagtatgagattttacatctcactaacGTTAACAGAATTCACTCCATAAAGCACAACATGACGTagaaatggacctaaagattCTTGATCTAAAGATGAAAATTCAGTTTTCATTCTTATttcaatgataaagtatttcgaATATTTTGACTCGAATTCCATTAACGTTGATGAAGTATAAAATCTTTTACTAACCCTACATTACTATTATTGCAGTATTACCTATGATTactatagagtattttatatattatatttatttatattttacataataatttatatcatgcatataattacttattattatcatattattgtatataagtattttatttaggttataagatatttatgtagtttattagatgataccacagacataatattatatatcttttgcacatccatattatattacctaagcattcttgtattcattttataattattcta
This genomic stretch from Maniola hyperantus chromosome 2, iAphHyp1.2, whole genome shotgun sequence harbors:
- the LOC117989513 gene encoding uncharacterized protein; amino-acid sequence: MRIKGLTPLLMSDLKPQTLNNTTVVIDAQSVFFSLYKNARIPYVFGCESDKFANSLKIYLDKFKKANLNCHFVFKGGHADEEKLKIHYEANERLHGRNYNPRMEHAYDDIVKPIFTRDIWFQTLNEMGFKYVVCKDDHVTECIALALKLKCPLIGNNMQYFCSQVEYIPELNTTLDENQNLLCGTYTLSNFLRTYKLTEEKIILFIMLADQHIFEEQVFTSFFKSNGMLTRYGKINLRNLLTWLSKRSTEQVENEIFNFLSKSDQVLYKEKKTDLEKLTLERKKSDTKMTLYVTDKNKAKFTQSDPDWFEKGVFFDYIAIPYVNLYRYKVVKASNFIEDYEQENSTMISIDIVKYAFDLLTNFEGGEMNVENKKSGSSHEDDQTLKYGLSIRKPDYEATLSVFENGWDNIKELNLFKHFITESLQSFDFARLDGAPADSKLLLITLVYFSRKKPEAKLEIYGILLSYVMLGVVFEKLNKDANDFKPKKENVSEKPFIDSFTDKDLVTAADCEVAGSLMSEYFKLRDDERCKIFDRKVLHPLVEFTRCLEEFNHLNQLCGLEFDPIIYSKAFNGTFTYRVLYVMKGQDGLEFIKKKLNPAPTVLAFLTGIIGIYESILYEY